From one Pseudomonas sp. B21-048 genomic stretch:
- a CDS encoding PTS transporter subunit EIIB, which yields MFEKMQRAFWKALTPDLVVDEPKVEAQPVFGLAANVVAALGGVDNLKSQQHMALTRVRVELRDAAQIDRQALTAAGVPGVMMLKDGVAHLITGLQP from the coding sequence ATGTTCGAGAAAATGCAGCGGGCGTTCTGGAAAGCGTTGACGCCGGACCTGGTGGTGGATGAGCCGAAAGTGGAGGCTCAGCCTGTTTTCGGCTTGGCCGCGAATGTCGTGGCTGCGCTGGGGGGTGTGGATAACCTCAAGTCGCAACAGCACATGGCGTTGACCCGAGTGCGGGTCGAACTGCGAGATGCGGCGCAGATAGATCGGCAGGCATTGACGGCGGCGGGGGTGCCGGGGGTGATGATGCTGAAGGATGGGGTGGCGCATCTGATCACCGGCCTTCAGCCATAA
- a CDS encoding membrane-targeted effector domain-containing toxin, which translates to MNPTETRPLPNAADKAALKAIATTVIQTCPSLQDTAHEVASDLLKKYGIAGLDPDQVYFHRFDASQSSSKAFTGWEHVDATPTSSMTLTQLVIHRFRTADQDNADLLDVYAGFYSAGPNAGTFNETNEVRLHGNEVLKEFWSIDFSAKYRDRLTTYWNASAADFRTLAKCNFLIAAVKARDKRQLSDDDFQFVTNAVIGPITWPVNLQLLQAQHPCADNVRALDVDGYVATNILRFVAPKGRQIVYLPGETVAFKVLETATDMHYWILLQMNKDAARQAFMTHFSLADRQTIAENITDLMNRLVSTWGKYDHHLINKTNRIISSDAFSWLRDSTKAAMFAEADLSLTSNGDLRKKLWIGYLSAGVKVFGPMAVVGWPIALPLVGASIANLGLNIDQAVNAKTAEERKAGVLGAVFASIDVLFNLLVLKGPGSMEEIGPEIDAAEASEMAEYREGLTPDESRESVSEPAEPAEPSEPATGSPDTTGTSASPSSVPDAYKIDVLLDDETLVREPGKFQGIHRLPSNPSSAIKLKGNAYYARYENNLNGRSHWAIVDPANPDSFSGSIPVRFLTAAEEWEVVPKLGLRGGMDIPPIATAGPSVEPVVEGWARTPGVHVPGLEDPEMRAWALGGADVRALFRRVWTIGSIDMRSVLMSDVDTVGARSVLMSPLDELTESLSEFDLAQEEPRSNLVSDAKAYYELNPPNPRLPISTVQPIETSTDLLDAALTEKPGLVVGESRGSIGSKQFLIENMPALAQRAVKTLYLQELLANVNQLELDTFARTGEMPEELESYLKKLDIKAGNDPDGKFNLLTLVKAANAQRIRVQALDMSTTYNINKEGFAWESDYQMARSFFASEVIQFNEELKELAKWVALVNQENMATFRGYRGISEQTDALSIRIDDVAAGQAQSIASDPGLAVEYADFPDSPVYDVSDGTEFDNIHDLIKGDWRVQMETPWAYRTPRELKALLPEPGMFTFQRYTSSILVVYRNAEGRMADSVIRMTPGGRLNLDTPLRPAYESMTVDNLDELKEALIAKGMKPMGWPEVAGEADGAASLIEDLPQAQPEIQRPDIPDNWQANELLEGKTPGTDSGKFQGIYQLDSNPSTAIMLDDTAYYVRYEADANGGGTWAIIDPEHPKAFSGSIPVRLNAQGDWELAPRAGLKGGGNTQPGPSRVPVQIPPQVPAQIPPQVTLRSPSTQYDAPGGFRLRKLALGIRENHIKVMRQPNGSLRGISTYDEYIAAPRVKLSRDARQFFSRSNFTPSLPPRPAIPAVTPSTTAAELIQKVFEATPGMVIGESQDRIASMRFLIENMPTLARQGVRTLYFQRLLNDFSQLDLNQFFSSGELSDDLEMSLQKLKSDPSGQFTPLEVVKAARLNGIRIQATDCLASYRYPASPLPDMHEQAIKTYLTHTIMQADQSLNGAGKWVVLTDQENTNTFRGMAGISEMQGGIGLRIEEVLPEEKLLIETDQGIDVGRGFASQPEGTNGDSDTLLADLSLKTPLPLLERTQEELERLLFRQGMFTFEKSNGSWTLIHRARDTRIIRTLVERTVDGKYLINRPSWTEVHQVPYANIVELSWALSRMGMNLEGRLPL; encoded by the coding sequence ATGAACCCGACCGAAACACGCCCATTGCCCAATGCCGCCGACAAGGCCGCGCTCAAGGCAATCGCCACCACCGTCATCCAGACATGCCCCAGCCTGCAAGACACGGCGCACGAAGTTGCCAGCGACCTGCTGAAAAAATACGGCATCGCCGGCCTCGATCCGGATCAGGTGTACTTCCACCGATTCGATGCGTCCCAAAGCAGCTCGAAAGCCTTCACCGGTTGGGAGCACGTCGACGCAACACCCACCAGTTCCATGACCCTGACGCAGCTGGTGATCCATCGCTTCCGCACTGCCGACCAGGACAACGCCGACCTGCTGGACGTCTATGCGGGCTTCTACAGCGCCGGGCCGAACGCCGGGACCTTCAATGAAACCAACGAAGTGCGCCTGCACGGCAACGAGGTGCTGAAGGAATTCTGGAGCATCGATTTCAGCGCGAAGTACCGCGACCGTCTGACGACCTACTGGAACGCATCCGCCGCTGACTTCCGCACCCTGGCCAAGTGCAATTTCCTCATTGCGGCGGTGAAGGCCCGGGACAAACGCCAGTTGAGCGACGATGACTTCCAGTTCGTCACCAACGCCGTCATCGGTCCGATCACCTGGCCCGTCAACCTGCAGTTGCTGCAAGCACAGCACCCTTGCGCCGATAACGTTCGGGCTCTGGATGTCGACGGCTACGTCGCCACCAACATCCTTCGTTTTGTCGCGCCCAAAGGCCGGCAGATTGTTTACCTGCCCGGTGAAACCGTCGCCTTCAAGGTGCTGGAAACTGCGACGGACATGCACTACTGGATACTGCTCCAAATGAACAAGGACGCTGCGCGCCAGGCGTTCATGACGCACTTTTCCCTGGCCGATCGCCAGACCATCGCCGAGAACATCACCGACCTCATGAACCGGCTGGTCAGCACCTGGGGCAAGTACGACCATCACCTGATCAACAAGACAAACCGGATCATCAGCAGTGATGCCTTCAGTTGGCTGCGCGACTCGACCAAAGCCGCGATGTTCGCCGAAGCCGATCTCTCGCTGACCTCCAATGGCGATCTGCGCAAAAAACTCTGGATCGGTTACCTCAGCGCGGGCGTAAAAGTATTCGGCCCGATGGCGGTCGTCGGCTGGCCCATTGCACTGCCCTTGGTCGGGGCCAGCATCGCCAACCTGGGTTTGAACATCGATCAGGCGGTCAATGCGAAGACGGCCGAAGAGCGCAAGGCCGGTGTCCTTGGCGCGGTGTTCGCCAGTATCGATGTGCTGTTCAACCTGCTCGTACTCAAGGGACCGGGCTCGATGGAAGAAATCGGCCCCGAGATCGATGCCGCTGAAGCGAGTGAAATGGCCGAATATCGCGAAGGATTAACGCCAGACGAAAGCCGCGAGTCAGTTAGCGAGCCGGCAGAACCGGCGGAGCCGTCTGAACCTGCAACAGGCTCACCCGACACCACCGGGACGAGCGCCTCACCGTCATCCGTACCGGACGCCTACAAGATCGATGTGCTTCTGGATGATGAAACACTGGTCCGTGAGCCTGGCAAGTTCCAGGGGATCCATCGACTGCCATCCAATCCCTCCAGTGCTATCAAGCTAAAGGGCAATGCCTATTACGCGCGCTACGAAAACAACCTCAATGGCCGTAGTCATTGGGCAATCGTTGACCCGGCCAACCCCGACTCGTTCTCAGGCTCGATTCCAGTGCGTTTTTTGACTGCCGCTGAAGAATGGGAAGTCGTTCCCAAGTTGGGTCTGAGGGGCGGCATGGACATACCGCCCATTGCGACCGCTGGCCCATCAGTTGAACCCGTTGTCGAAGGATGGGCGCGAACGCCGGGCGTTCATGTCCCCGGGCTCGAAGACCCCGAAATGAGGGCCTGGGCACTCGGTGGGGCAGACGTTCGCGCTCTGTTCAGAAGGGTATGGACAATCGGCTCAATAGACATGCGCAGTGTGCTCATGTCCGATGTAGATACAGTCGGCGCCCGTAGTGTACTCATGTCCCCTCTCGACGAACTCACAGAATCCTTGAGTGAGTTCGACTTGGCTCAGGAAGAACCTCGCAGCAACCTGGTCAGTGACGCTAAGGCATACTACGAGCTGAACCCACCCAATCCTCGTCTACCGATATCTACGGTACAACCGATCGAAACTTCCACCGATCTGCTCGATGCGGCACTCACGGAAAAACCGGGGCTGGTCGTCGGCGAGAGCCGAGGCAGTATCGGCAGCAAACAGTTCCTGATCGAAAACATGCCCGCGTTGGCCCAACGCGCAGTGAAAACCCTGTATCTCCAGGAGCTGCTGGCGAACGTCAACCAGCTTGAACTGGATACCTTCGCGCGAACCGGCGAAATGCCGGAAGAACTGGAAAGCTACCTGAAGAAACTCGATATCAAGGCCGGCAACGATCCCGATGGAAAATTCAATCTGCTGACACTGGTGAAAGCCGCCAATGCCCAACGGATCCGGGTTCAAGCGCTCGACATGTCGACGACCTACAACATCAACAAAGAAGGTTTCGCCTGGGAATCGGATTACCAGATGGCCAGGAGTTTTTTTGCCAGCGAGGTCATTCAATTCAATGAAGAGTTAAAAGAGCTGGCCAAATGGGTGGCCCTGGTCAATCAGGAGAACATGGCGACGTTCCGAGGCTACCGGGGCATCAGCGAACAGACCGACGCCCTGAGCATCCGCATCGACGATGTTGCAGCCGGGCAGGCGCAATCAATCGCCTCCGATCCCGGGTTAGCGGTGGAGTACGCAGACTTTCCGGACTCCCCTGTTTATGACGTGTCAGACGGAACTGAATTCGACAACATCCATGACCTGATCAAAGGCGACTGGCGCGTTCAGATGGAAACCCCATGGGCCTACAGAACCCCACGAGAACTGAAAGCACTGTTGCCGGAACCGGGGATGTTCACCTTTCAACGCTATACAAGCAGCATCCTGGTGGTTTATCGCAACGCCGAGGGTCGAATGGCGGACAGCGTCATCAGGATGACACCCGGCGGGAGGCTCAATCTGGATACTCCGCTTCGGCCCGCTTACGAGTCCATGACGGTGGATAACCTCGACGAACTGAAAGAAGCATTGATTGCAAAGGGTATGAAGCCCATGGGCTGGCCGGAAGTGGCTGGCGAGGCTGACGGCGCTGCATCGCTGATCGAAGACCTTCCCCAGGCGCAGCCCGAAATACAGCGACCAGACATTCCGGACAACTGGCAAGCCAACGAACTGCTGGAGGGAAAAACACCCGGCACCGATTCCGGAAAATTCCAGGGCATCTATCAACTCGATTCCAACCCTTCCACCGCGATCATGCTCGATGACACGGCCTATTACGTGCGCTACGAAGCCGATGCCAACGGAGGCGGTACGTGGGCCATCATTGATCCCGAGCACCCGAAAGCGTTTTCAGGATCAATACCGGTACGCCTCAATGCTCAGGGCGACTGGGAGCTGGCACCCCGAGCCGGACTCAAGGGCGGCGGCAACACCCAGCCAGGACCGTCGCGAGTCCCTGTTCAAATCCCACCGCAGGTCCCTGCTCAAATCCCACCGCAGGTCACTCTGCGAAGCCCCTCCACACAATACGATGCACCTGGCGGATTCCGCCTCAGAAAACTGGCACTGGGTATAAGAGAAAACCACATCAAAGTCATGCGTCAGCCCAACGGAAGTCTGCGCGGGATATCCACTTACGACGAATACATCGCAGCCCCTCGCGTCAAGCTGTCACGGGACGCCCGTCAGTTCTTTTCCCGAAGTAACTTCACTCCCTCATTGCCTCCGCGCCCGGCGATTCCTGCCGTAACACCATCGACCACTGCCGCGGAACTGATTCAGAAAGTGTTTGAAGCCACACCCGGCATGGTCATCGGCGAAAGCCAGGATCGCATTGCCAGCATGCGGTTTCTCATCGAGAACATGCCGACCCTGGCCCGACAGGGTGTCAGGACGCTCTACTTCCAACGCCTGCTCAATGATTTCAGTCAACTGGATCTCAATCAATTCTTCAGCTCCGGAGAATTGTCCGACGATCTTGAGATGTCTCTGCAAAAGCTGAAAAGCGATCCTTCGGGACAATTCACTCCCCTTGAAGTGGTCAAGGCTGCACGACTCAATGGTATTCGAATTCAGGCAACGGACTGTCTGGCGAGCTACCGCTATCCCGCCTCGCCACTTCCCGACATGCATGAACAAGCGATAAAAACCTACCTCACCCACACCATCATGCAGGCTGACCAATCGCTCAACGGAGCCGGTAAATGGGTGGTGCTGACGGACCAGGAAAACACCAATACCTTTCGGGGCATGGCTGGTATCAGCGAAATGCAGGGGGGTATCGGTTTGCGCATCGAAGAGGTGCTACCGGAAGAAAAACTGCTGATCGAAACGGATCAAGGGATCGATGTAGGACGCGGTTTTGCCTCGCAGCCCGAAGGCACAAACGGAGATTCCGACACTCTGCTTGCCGACCTGAGTCTGAAGACGCCACTGCCCTTGCTCGAAAGGACGCAGGAGGAGCTCGAGCGGCTGCTGTTCCGCCAAGGCATGTTCACTTTCGAGAAGTCGAACGGTAGCTGGACGCTGATTCATCGCGCCAGGGACACCCGAATTATACGAACCCTGGTCGAGCGTACAGTTGACGGCAAGTATCTGATCAATCGCCCCTCATGGACCGAAGTGCACCAGGTGCCGTATGCCAACATTGTCGAACTGTCCTGGGCCCTGAGCCGTATGGGCATGAACCTTGAAGGCCGCCTGCCGCTTTAA
- the guaA gene encoding glutamine-hydrolyzing GMP synthase, whose protein sequence is MALDIHAHRILILDFGSQYTQLIARRVREIGVYCELHPFDMDDEAIREFAPKGVILAGGPESVHVADSPRCPQAVFDLGVPVFGICYGMQTMAEQLGGKVEGSELREFGYARVDVVGKSRLLDGIEDHIDADGLFGLDVWMSHGDKVTKLPEDFHILASTPSCPIAGMFNDALGYYGVQFHPEVTHTKQGGRILSRFILDICGCEALWTPSKIAEDAIAQVRAQVGTDNVLLGLSGGVDSSVVAALLHKAIGDQLTCVFVDNGLLRLHEGEQVMAMFAENMGVKVIRANAEDQFLDNLAGESDPEKKRKIIGRTFIDVFDAQSNKLDNIKYLAQGTIYPDVIESAGAKSGKAHVIKSHHNVGGLPEEMNLKLVEPLRELFKDEVRRLGLELGLPYDMVYRHPFPGPGLGVRILGEVKKEYADLLRRADHIFIEELRKADWYHKVSQAFVVFQPVKSVGVVGDGRRYAWVVALRAVETIDFMTARWAHLPYELLETVSGRIINEIEGISRVTYDVSSKPPATIEWE, encoded by the coding sequence ATGGCCCTCGACATTCACGCCCACCGCATCCTGATCCTCGACTTCGGTTCCCAGTACACCCAGCTGATTGCCCGCCGCGTGCGTGAAATCGGCGTGTACTGCGAACTGCATCCGTTCGACATGGACGACGAAGCGATTCGCGAATTCGCTCCAAAAGGCGTCATTCTCGCCGGCGGCCCCGAGTCCGTGCACGTAGCCGACAGCCCGCGCTGCCCGCAAGCGGTGTTTGACTTGGGCGTACCGGTCTTCGGTATCTGCTACGGCATGCAGACCATGGCTGAACAGCTGGGTGGCAAGGTCGAAGGTTCCGAGCTGCGTGAGTTCGGTTACGCCCGCGTTGACGTGGTCGGCAAGAGCCGTCTGCTCGATGGCATCGAAGACCACATCGACGCCGATGGCCTGTTCGGCCTCGACGTATGGATGAGCCACGGTGACAAGGTCACCAAGTTGCCGGAAGACTTCCACATCCTGGCCAGCACCCCGAGCTGCCCGATTGCCGGCATGTTCAACGATGCTCTCGGCTATTACGGCGTGCAGTTCCACCCGGAAGTGACCCACACCAAGCAGGGCGGTCGCATCCTCTCGCGCTTCATCCTCGATATCTGCGGCTGCGAAGCCCTGTGGACGCCTTCGAAGATTGCTGAAGACGCCATTGCCCAGGTCCGCGCCCAGGTTGGCACCGACAACGTGTTGCTCGGCTTGTCCGGCGGCGTTGATTCCTCGGTGGTTGCCGCGCTGCTGCACAAGGCTATCGGCGACCAGTTGACCTGCGTCTTCGTCGACAACGGCCTGCTGCGCCTGCACGAAGGCGAGCAAGTGATGGCCATGTTCGCCGAGAACATGGGCGTCAAGGTGATTCGCGCCAACGCCGAGGACCAGTTCCTCGACAATCTGGCAGGCGAAAGCGACCCAGAGAAGAAGCGCAAGATCATCGGCCGTACCTTCATCGACGTTTTCGATGCCCAGTCCAACAAACTGGATAACATCAAGTACCTCGCCCAAGGCACCATCTACCCGGACGTGATCGAGTCGGCTGGCGCCAAAAGCGGCAAGGCGCACGTGATCAAGTCGCACCACAACGTGGGCGGCCTGCCGGAAGAAATGAACCTTAAGCTGGTTGAACCCCTGCGCGAGCTGTTCAAGGACGAAGTCCGTCGTCTGGGTCTGGAACTCGGCCTGCCGTACGACATGGTCTACCGTCACCCGTTCCCGGGCCCGGGCCTGGGTGTGCGGATCCTCGGCGAAGTGAAGAAGGAATACGCCGACCTGCTGCGTCGCGCCGACCACATTTTCATCGAAGAGCTGCGTAAAGCCGACTGGTACCACAAGGTCAGCCAGGCATTCGTGGTGTTCCAACCGGTGAAATCGGTTGGCGTGGTGGGCGATGGCCGTCGTTACGCCTGGGTCGTTGCCCTGCGTGCCGTGGAAACCATCGACTTCATGACCGCGCGTTGGGCTCACCTGCCTTACGAACTGCTGGAAACCGTCAGCGGCCGCATTATCAATGAAATCGAAGGCATCTCCCGCGTCACCTATGACGTGTCGAGCAAGCCGCCAGCGACGATTGAGTGGGAGTGA
- the guaB gene encoding IMP dehydrogenase, with amino-acid sequence MLRISQEALTFDDILLVPGYSEVLPNEVSLKTRLTRGIELNIPLVSAAMDTVTEARLAIAMAQEGGIGIIHKNMTIEQQAAEVRKVKRYEAGVVKDPITIEADATVRELFELTRQHNISGVPVLHDGDLVGIVTSRDVRFENRMDASVREVMTPKERLVTVKEGANKNDVRELLHKHRIERVLIVDDKFALKGMMTVNDIEKAKAYPLASKDDQGRLRVGAAVGTGKDTGDRVAALVLAGVDVVVVDTAHGHSKGVIDRVRWVKQNFPEVQVIGGNIATGAAAKALAEAGADAVKVGIGPGSICTTRIVAGVGVPQISAIANVAAALEGTGVPLIADGGIRFSGDLSKAIVAGASCVMMGSMFAGTEEAPGEIELFQGRSYKAYRGMGSLGAMSQAQGSSDRYFQDSSAGAEKLVPEGIEGRVPYKGTLSAIIHQLMGGLRSSMGYTGSANIEEMRTKPEFVRITGAGMAESHVHDVQITKEAPNYRVG; translated from the coding sequence ATGCTGCGTATCAGCCAAGAAGCTCTGACCTTCGACGACATTCTTTTAGTGCCCGGTTATTCCGAGGTTCTTCCTAACGAAGTCAGTCTCAAGACCCGCCTTACCCGTGGCATCGAGCTGAACATTCCACTGGTTTCTGCTGCCATGGACACCGTTACTGAAGCCCGTTTGGCAATTGCCATGGCTCAGGAAGGTGGCATCGGTATCATCCACAAGAACATGACCATCGAGCAGCAAGCTGCCGAAGTGCGTAAGGTCAAGCGTTACGAAGCCGGCGTGGTCAAGGACCCGATCACCATCGAGGCTGACGCCACGGTTCGTGAACTGTTCGAATTGACTCGCCAGCACAACATCTCCGGCGTTCCGGTACTGCACGATGGCGACCTGGTCGGCATCGTCACGTCCCGTGACGTGCGCTTCGAAAACCGCATGGACGCTAGCGTCCGTGAAGTGATGACGCCCAAAGAGCGTCTGGTCACGGTCAAGGAAGGCGCCAACAAGAACGACGTCCGAGAATTGTTGCACAAGCACCGCATCGAACGCGTACTGATCGTCGACGACAAATTCGCCCTCAAAGGCATGATGACCGTCAACGACATCGAAAAAGCCAAGGCTTACCCGCTGGCCAGCAAGGACGATCAAGGTCGTCTGCGTGTTGGCGCTGCAGTCGGTACCGGTAAAGACACCGGTGACCGCGTCGCTGCCCTGGTCCTCGCGGGTGTAGACGTGGTGGTGGTCGACACTGCCCACGGTCACTCCAAAGGCGTGATCGATCGCGTTCGCTGGGTCAAACAGAACTTCCCTGAAGTGCAGGTCATCGGCGGCAACATCGCCACCGGCGCTGCCGCCAAGGCCCTGGCCGAAGCCGGCGCTGACGCAGTCAAGGTCGGTATCGGCCCTGGTTCGATCTGCACCACCCGTATCGTCGCCGGTGTCGGCGTTCCGCAAATCAGTGCCATCGCCAACGTCGCCGCTGCCCTTGAAGGCACAGGCGTTCCGTTGATCGCCGACGGCGGCATCCGTTTCTCCGGTGACCTGTCCAAGGCCATCGTTGCCGGTGCCTCCTGCGTGATGATGGGCTCGATGTTTGCCGGTACCGAAGAAGCACCAGGCGAGATCGAACTGTTCCAGGGCCGTTCGTACAAGGCTTATCGTGGCATGGGTTCGCTGGGCGCCATGTCCCAGGCTCAAGGTTCCTCCGACCGTTACTTCCAGGACTCTTCGGCAGGCGCCGAGAAGCTTGTACCTGAAGGGATCGAAGGGCGTGTTCCGTACAAGGGCACCCTGAGCGCCATCATCCATCAACTGATGGGCGGCCTGCGTTCTTCCATGGGCTACACCGGTAGCGCCAACATCGAAGAAATGCGCACCAAGCCTGAGTTCGTGCGGATCACCGGCGCGGGCATGGCCGAGTCCCACGTTCACGACGTGCAAATCACCAAAGAAGCGCCAAACTACCGCGTAGGTTGA
- a CDS encoding sulfite exporter TauE/SafE family protein: MNVLELLNQWPWGTVDWLVIGLGVALAYIVFGIAGFGTALVAGPILILFMPLSKIVPLLVLLDFVAAFGNLLPSRRDVARPELLRLLPCMAVGCTLGVIFLLNLKSDVLLLLMGLFISAYAIYSLWIKTRPAQLSAGWAVPMGTVGGMFGALFGSGGFLYAIYLNSRLPKDAARATQSALISCSTVVRLSLFAIAGVYAELPLLVLALCLLPAMALGLWIGRRLTLKLSREAFVRLVTWLVLASGIALIGRYLST; the protein is encoded by the coding sequence ATGAATGTGCTGGAGCTGTTAAACCAATGGCCGTGGGGTACGGTGGATTGGCTGGTGATCGGGTTGGGCGTTGCCCTGGCCTACATCGTGTTCGGCATCGCCGGTTTTGGCACCGCGCTGGTGGCGGGGCCGATTCTGATCCTGTTCATGCCGCTGTCGAAAATCGTGCCGCTGCTGGTGTTGCTGGATTTCGTCGCGGCATTCGGCAATCTGCTGCCCTCGCGACGGGATGTAGCGAGGCCCGAATTGCTGCGGCTGCTGCCATGCATGGCAGTGGGCTGCACGTTGGGAGTGATTTTTCTGTTGAACCTGAAATCCGATGTTTTGCTGCTGTTGATGGGGCTGTTTATCAGCGCCTATGCGATTTACAGCCTGTGGATTAAAACCCGTCCGGCGCAATTGTCCGCCGGGTGGGCGGTGCCGATGGGCACGGTGGGCGGGATGTTCGGGGCGCTGTTTGGCAGTGGCGGCTTTTTATATGCGATCTATTTGAACAGTCGGCTGCCCAAGGACGCGGCCCGGGCGACCCAGAGTGCGCTGATCAGTTGCAGCACCGTGGTGCGTTTGAGCCTGTTTGCCATCGCCGGTGTGTATGCCGAGCTACCCTTGTTGGTACTGGCGCTGTGTTTGTTGCCGGCGATGGCGCTGGGGTTGTGGATCGGCCGGCGGTTGACCCTGAAATTGTCCCGCGAGGCATTCGTGCGGCTGGTGACCTGGCTGGTGCTGGCCAGCGGGATTGCCTTGATCGGGCGCTATTTGAGTACTTGA